One segment of Primulina tabacum isolate GXHZ01 chromosome 6, ASM2559414v2, whole genome shotgun sequence DNA contains the following:
- the LOC142548492 gene encoding ubiquitin-conjugating enzyme E2 variant 1D-like, with the protein MTLCSGGSSVVVPRNFRLLEELERGEKGIGDGTVSYGMDDGDDIYMRSWTGTIIGPHNSVHEGRIYQLKLFCDKDYPEKPPSVRFHSRINMACVNHDSGVVEPKKFGLLANWQREYTMEDILTQLKKEMAAPHNRKLVQPPEGTYF; encoded by the exons TCCCTCGAAATTTCAGATTGTTGGAGGAACTTGAACGTGGAGAGAAGGGAATTGGAGATGGCACTGTAAGCTATGGAATGGATGATGGAGATGACATTTACATGCGATCCTGGACTGGTACTATTATAGGTCCTCACAAT TCTGTACATGAAGGACGTATTTACCAATTGAAGCTATTCTGTGATAAAGATTATCCAGAGAAGCCTCCCAGTGTTCGTTTCCATTCTCGGATTAACATGGCTTGTGTAAACCATGATAGTGGAGTG GTGGAACCCAAGAAATTTGGTCTTCTAGCTAATTGGCAGCGAGAGTACACCATGGAAGACATACTGACACAGTTGAAAAAAGAGATGGCTGCTCCTCACAATCGCAAGCTGGTCCAGCCTCCTGAAGGGACATATTTTTAG
- the LOC142548490 gene encoding ubiquitin-conjugating enzyme E2 variant 1C-like, with protein sequence MTLGSGGSSVVVPRNFRLLEELERGEKGIGDGTVSYGMDDGDDIYMRSWTGTIIGPHNSVHEGRIYQLKLFCDKDYPEKPPAVRFHSRINMTCVNHENGLVEAKKFGLLANWQREYTMEDVLTQLKKEMAAPHNRKLVQPPEGTYF encoded by the exons ATGACCCTTGGTTCGGGAGGATCCAGCGTCGTGG TACCTCGAAACTTCAGGTTGCTTGAGGAACTCGAACGTGGAGAAAAAGGAATTGGAGATGGCACTGTAAGTTATGGAATGGATGATGGAGATGACATTTACATGCGATCCTGGACTGGTACCATAATAGGTCCTCACAAT TCTGTACATGAAGGGCGAATATACCAGTTGAAGCTTTTTTGCGACAAAGATTATCCAGAGAAGCCTCCTGCAGTCCGTTTCCATTCTCGGATTAACATGACATGCGTAAACCATGAAAATGGACTG GTGGAAGCAAAAAAGTTCGGACTTTTAGCAAATTGGCAAAGAGAGTACACCATGGAAGATGTACTGACTCAGTTGAAGAAAGAGATGGCTGCTCCTCATAACCGCAAGCTGGTCCAGCCCCCCGAAGGTACCTATTTCTAG